A portion of the Segatella copri DSM 18205 genome contains these proteins:
- a CDS encoding DUF4923 family protein, with amino-acid sequence MKKVFLLAALVLACTAGSNASAMNEAALNASMSEMMPVKKTTKKTTKKTSKKTSTKKTSTKKTTSAASNTTAATTTTATTTAATTSNTATSTSTTSNAGSAVAGILGAVLGGNSNSSSSAGSSIINGILNNVIGSGTFSKQDLCAHTWKYSKPGCAFTSENLLAKAGGEIAANKVEEKLGEYYSKFGLSGSNTYFTFKTDGTFAAKIDGKSWQGNYTFDEKTHAIQMKGLLLSMSGYATKTTNGISLLFDQTKLLNLIKTMGALKGSSTLSAIGTIANNYDGMRVGFEMSK; translated from the coding sequence ATGAAAAAGGTATTTCTTTTGGCTGCCCTCGTGCTCGCATGCACAGCTGGCAGCAACGCAAGCGCTATGAACGAGGCAGCGCTCAATGCCTCAATGTCTGAGATGATGCCGGTTAAGAAAACGACTAAGAAGACAACAAAGAAGACTTCAAAGAAAACTTCGACCAAGAAGACTTCTACAAAGAAAACAACTTCTGCTGCATCTAACACAACAGCTGCGACAACAACAACTGCAACAACAACTGCAGCAACAACCAGCAATACCGCTACATCTACCAGTACAACCAGCAATGCAGGCTCTGCCGTTGCAGGTATCTTGGGTGCTGTACTGGGCGGAAACTCTAACAGCAGCAGTTCTGCAGGTAGCAGCATTATCAATGGCATTCTGAATAATGTAATCGGTTCAGGTACCTTCAGCAAGCAGGATCTCTGTGCCCATACCTGGAAGTACAGTAAGCCGGGATGCGCCTTTACCTCTGAGAATCTCCTGGCAAAGGCTGGCGGTGAGATTGCTGCCAACAAGGTAGAGGAGAAGTTGGGTGAGTATTACAGCAAATTTGGTCTCAGCGGCTCAAATACCTATTTCACCTTCAAAACTGATGGCACTTTCGCTGCCAAGATAGATGGCAAGTCATGGCAGGGCAATTATACTTTTGATGAGAAGACTCATGCCATTCAGATGAAGGGCTTGCTCTTGAGTATGTCGGGCTATGCTACGAAGACTACCAACGGCATCAGCCTGCTTTTCGACCAGACAAAGTTGCTCAACCTCATCAAGACCATGGGTGCCCTCAAGGGCAGTTCTACCCTCAGCGCTATCGGTACTATCGCCAATAATTACGATGGTATGCGTGTAGGTTTCGAGATGAGTAAGTAA
- a CDS encoding M16 family metallopeptidase, translating to MKLRKIFAAVVLFLSTGTAMAQQMPAIPVDKNVKIGRLDNGLTYYIRHNSYPEHVASFYIAQKVGSINEDDDQRGLAHLLEHLAFNGTDHFKGNSLQDYLQSIGVEYGRNLNAYTSVEKTVYYFTDVPTTRPTAVDSCMLILKDWSNGISLTKEAINDERDVVHNEYRMRIVGQQRMIERSLPKLYQGEKYGYRFPIGLMSVIDGCKPETLRAYYRKWYRPDNQAIIIVGDVDVNHIEAKIKELFSGIKVPKNAAKIEKVEVSDNDSAIYVIDKDKEQQVDLFQVYMKHNAVPDSLKGNMSYLLKGYMDNVISSMIAARYAEKALEPDCPYLQANAGDGSYLLSSTKDAFTLTGVAKPGKIKEAYAAVLREAQRMHEFGFTATEYQRAKDEFMSQVDKALANKDKMKNEQFTTQYVDNFTSNEPIPSVEEESQIWKMVVPNLPLEVINSYAKQLVCQSDTNLVSLVMMREQAGAVYPTEQELSAIVKQVRAEKLEAYVDNVKQEPLIAQAPKAGKIKKTVENKKLGFKELTLSNGAKVVLKKTDFKDNEIAFAASANVGYSTFGKEDFLNAAFAADVLDASGLGDFSSNELDKALAGKQAGVSFTLSPFNHGLKGNSTPKDIETLMQLIYLKMTAVSKDQKSFDNMKSMMATVLANKSNNPSLVYQDSVQSTLYLGSKLARVPEASDIKDINYDRILEIGKQFYGNAKDFTFYFVGNYDEKTLLPLIEQYIASLPNKGFKLKNKQIPYANGKVSNVFTKAMENPQNQATEIWYTKAPFTLQYMVLADVSARLLEMKYLRTIREELSAAYHAGANYGLLRDYDNKAAISISAVAQLNPEKSDIAIPYFFKGMEETVAQPNAEDLQKVKEILLKQAAVSEKTNGYWLGALSTYERMGVDTHSDYKEMVKNLKASEISDFLKNVILKSGNHFEIIMKAVKNEK from the coding sequence ATGAAACTAAGAAAGATTTTTGCAGCAGTTGTGCTGTTCCTTTCTACAGGTACAGCGATGGCACAGCAGATGCCAGCTATTCCGGTAGACAAGAATGTGAAGATAGGTCGTCTTGATAATGGATTGACTTACTACATTCGTCACAACAGTTATCCTGAGCATGTAGCCAGTTTCTACATCGCACAGAAAGTGGGTTCTATCAATGAGGATGATGACCAGCGCGGTTTGGCTCACCTCCTCGAGCACCTCGCCTTCAACGGTACCGATCACTTCAAAGGTAATTCCCTCCAGGATTACCTGCAGAGCATCGGCGTGGAGTATGGTAGAAATCTCAATGCCTATACCAGCGTAGAGAAAACCGTATATTACTTCACCGATGTACCTACTACCCGCCCTACAGCCGTAGATTCATGCATGCTCATCCTCAAGGATTGGAGCAACGGTATCTCTCTTACCAAGGAAGCCATCAATGACGAGCGCGATGTGGTACACAATGAGTACCGTATGCGTATCGTAGGTCAGCAGCGCATGATAGAGCGTTCACTTCCTAAACTCTATCAGGGCGAAAAGTATGGCTATCGTTTCCCTATCGGTTTGATGAGCGTTATCGATGGTTGTAAGCCAGAAACTCTCCGTGCTTACTACCGCAAATGGTATCGCCCAGACAATCAGGCTATTATCATAGTGGGTGATGTAGATGTAAATCATATCGAAGCTAAGATTAAGGAACTCTTCTCAGGAATCAAGGTACCTAAGAATGCCGCTAAGATTGAGAAGGTAGAAGTATCTGATAATGATTCTGCCATCTATGTTATCGACAAGGATAAGGAGCAGCAGGTTGATCTCTTCCAGGTTTATATGAAGCACAATGCTGTGCCAGATTCTCTGAAGGGCAATATGAGCTATCTCCTGAAGGGATACATGGATAACGTGATTTCTTCTATGATTGCTGCCCGTTATGCTGAGAAGGCATTGGAGCCAGATTGTCCATATCTCCAGGCAAATGCCGGTGATGGTTCATACCTGCTTTCAAGCACTAAGGATGCTTTCACCCTTACCGGTGTGGCTAAGCCAGGAAAGATTAAGGAGGCTTATGCTGCTGTTCTCCGCGAGGCACAGCGTATGCATGAGTTCGGTTTCACAGCTACTGAGTATCAGCGTGCCAAGGATGAATTCATGAGCCAGGTTGACAAGGCGCTTGCCAACAAGGATAAGATGAAGAACGAGCAGTTTACCACCCAGTATGTGGATAACTTCACTTCTAACGAGCCTATTCCGTCAGTAGAAGAGGAGAGCCAGATCTGGAAGATGGTAGTTCCAAACTTGCCTCTTGAGGTTATCAACAGCTATGCCAAGCAGTTGGTTTGCCAGAGCGATACTAACCTTGTATCATTGGTAATGATGCGCGAGCAGGCTGGTGCCGTTTATCCTACCGAGCAGGAACTCTCTGCCATCGTAAAGCAGGTACGTGCTGAGAAGCTCGAGGCTTATGTGGATAATGTTAAGCAGGAACCTCTCATCGCTCAGGCTCCTAAGGCTGGTAAGATTAAGAAGACTGTTGAGAATAAGAAGTTGGGCTTCAAGGAGTTGACTCTTTCTAATGGCGCTAAGGTGGTATTGAAGAAGACTGATTTCAAGGACAATGAGATTGCTTTCGCAGCTTCAGCCAATGTGGGTTATTCTACTTTCGGCAAGGAAGACTTCCTGAATGCTGCATTTGCAGCAGATGTGCTCGATGCTAGTGGTCTTGGCGATTTCTCAAGCAATGAGCTTGATAAGGCTTTGGCAGGTAAGCAGGCTGGTGTTTCGTTCACCTTGAGTCCTTTCAATCATGGTTTGAAGGGTAATTCTACTCCTAAGGATATCGAAACCCTGATGCAGCTCATCTATCTCAAGATGACCGCAGTAAGCAAGGACCAGAAGAGCTTCGACAATATGAAGAGCATGATGGCTACTGTTCTTGCCAACAAGAGCAACAACCCAAGCCTCGTATATCAGGATTCTGTTCAGAGCACCCTCTATTTGGGTAGCAAACTTGCCCGTGTGCCAGAGGCAAGCGATATAAAAGATATCAACTACGACCGTATCCTGGAGATTGGTAAGCAGTTCTACGGCAATGCCAAGGACTTCACCTTCTATTTCGTAGGTAACTATGATGAGAAGACTCTCCTCCCACTCATCGAGCAGTATATCGCCAGTCTGCCAAACAAGGGCTTCAAGCTTAAGAACAAGCAGATTCCTTATGCTAATGGTAAGGTAAGCAATGTCTTTACCAAGGCAATGGAGAATCCACAGAACCAGGCAACAGAGATCTGGTATACCAAGGCTCCATTCACCTTGCAGTATATGGTTCTTGCTGATGTTTCAGCCCGCCTTTTGGAGATGAAGTATTTGCGTACTATCCGTGAGGAACTCAGCGCTGCTTATCATGCAGGAGCAAACTATGGTTTGCTTCGCGATTATGATAACAAGGCTGCCATCTCTATTTCTGCCGTGGCTCAGTTGAACCCAGAGAAGTCGGATATCGCTATTCCTTACTTCTTCAAGGGTATGGAAGAGACCGTGGCCCAGCCAAATGCAGAAGACCTTCAGAAGGTGAAGGAGATCCTCCTGAAGCAGGCTGCTGTTAGCGAAAAAACCAATGGTTATTGGCTTGGTGCGTTGAGCACATACGAGCGTATGGGTGTTGATACTCATAGCGATTACAAGGAGATGGTGAAGAATCTGAAGGCATCTGAGATTTCAGACTTCCTGAAGAATGTCATCCTGAAGAGTGGTAATCATTTCGAGATTATCATGAAGGCAGTGAAGAACGAGAAGTAA
- a CDS encoding FKBP-type peptidyl-prolyl cis-trans isomerase — translation MKYFFFLMMAVITLSSCSEDDDNVSEYANWQERNEQAFADTLAYAKKMGEANGWYVYKNWTFENQTPTLNKDQNGNLVTLTYKDCDNIIVHVLKKGEGTTSPILTDSVQVSYRGRFIPTKNYTEGYVFDQSFTGTFDAATANPIRSVAGGFIDGFTTALLKMHPGDHWQVFIPYQLAYGESGNSSIQGYSMLRFEMVLKSYKRASGKKWITE, via the coding sequence TTGAAATATTTCTTCTTCCTCATGATGGCAGTAATCACACTGTCATCATGTAGCGAAGATGATGATAATGTCTCGGAATATGCCAACTGGCAGGAGCGTAACGAGCAGGCTTTTGCCGATACATTGGCTTATGCCAAAAAGATGGGCGAAGCTAACGGCTGGTACGTTTATAAGAACTGGACGTTCGAAAACCAGACTCCGACTCTGAACAAGGATCAGAATGGTAATTTAGTGACCCTTACTTATAAGGATTGCGATAATATCATCGTTCATGTTCTGAAGAAGGGAGAGGGTACAACTTCTCCAATCCTTACCGATTCGGTACAGGTGAGCTATCGTGGTCGTTTCATTCCTACTAAGAATTATACGGAAGGTTACGTCTTCGACCAGAGTTTTACGGGTACTTTTGATGCAGCTACAGCTAATCCTATCCGTAGTGTGGCCGGTGGATTTATCGATGGCTTTACCACAGCATTGCTCAAGATGCATCCGGGCGACCATTGGCAGGTGTTCATTCCATACCAGCTGGCTTATGGCGAGAGCGGTAATTCTTCAATCCAAGGCTATTCAATGCTCCGTTTTGAGATGGTGCTCAAGAGTTATAAGAGAGCTTCTGGCAAGAAGTGGATTACTGAATAA
- a CDS encoding MATE family efflux transporter → MLYSKKTDYLMESIRLGREMDRREKLNLIVGLSIPSMLAQISTVMMFFIDASMVGHLGAEASASIGLIESTTWLIGSLLSAAATGFSVQVAHFIGANDFANARQVFRHALICGVAFSIFVSLLCVGIHGYLPYWLGGGADIATNSSRYFLIYGLVLPFVFLYHISEMMLKSAGNMHTPSVMAVLICICDVIFNYLFIYILKLGVVGAALGTAMAYVCISLPNLYLAGFKNKILNLRQDHVRFRWVRSYVHNACKISIPIAIQNILMSGAQIVSTMIVAPLGNIAIASHSFAITAESLCYMPGYGIGDAATTLVGQTHGAGRVGLCKNFAYMTVGLGMAVMAVMGVVMYVFAPEMIGVLSPVESIREMGTICLRIEAFAEPFFAASIVTYCVCVGAGDTRKPAMINLGTMWLVRLTLAYALSKSYGLEGVWIAMATELTFRGILFLIRLFRGSWMKSFHVG, encoded by the coding sequence ATGCTTTATAGCAAGAAGACAGATTATTTGATGGAGTCGATTCGCCTGGGTAGGGAGATGGATCGGCGCGAGAAACTCAATCTTATTGTAGGGTTGAGTATACCTTCTATGTTGGCTCAGATTTCTACGGTGATGATGTTCTTCATCGATGCTTCTATGGTGGGGCATCTGGGAGCAGAGGCTTCTGCCAGTATCGGATTGATTGAGTCAACTACCTGGCTTATAGGTAGCTTGCTCAGTGCAGCGGCTACTGGCTTTTCAGTACAGGTGGCTCATTTTATCGGGGCTAATGATTTTGCAAATGCCCGTCAGGTGTTTCGTCATGCGCTGATTTGCGGTGTGGCGTTCAGCATTTTTGTTTCTCTTCTCTGTGTCGGCATTCATGGTTATCTGCCTTATTGGCTGGGTGGAGGTGCTGATATTGCCACCAATTCCTCTCGCTATTTTCTGATATACGGTCTGGTACTTCCATTCGTTTTCCTTTATCATATATCCGAGATGATGCTGAAATCTGCGGGCAATATGCATACACCTAGTGTGATGGCTGTATTGATCTGTATCTGCGATGTGATATTCAATTACCTGTTTATCTATATCCTGAAGTTGGGTGTTGTGGGGGCTGCCTTAGGAACGGCGATGGCTTATGTCTGCATCTCTCTGCCTAATCTTTATCTTGCAGGTTTCAAGAATAAGATACTGAATCTCCGTCAGGACCATGTCCGTTTCCGTTGGGTCAGGTCGTATGTTCATAATGCCTGTAAAATCAGCATTCCGATAGCCATACAGAACATATTGATGAGCGGGGCGCAGATAGTGAGTACCATGATTGTGGCACCTCTTGGCAATATAGCCATTGCTTCCCATTCTTTTGCTATTACGGCTGAGAGTCTTTGCTATATGCCGGGTTATGGAATTGGTGATGCGGCTACCACTCTGGTGGGACAGACGCATGGAGCTGGGCGAGTAGGTTTGTGCAAGAATTTTGCTTATATGACAGTAGGACTTGGAATGGCTGTGATGGCTGTGATGGGAGTGGTGATGTATGTCTTTGCTCCTGAGATGATTGGCGTTCTTTCTCCGGTAGAAAGCATCCGTGAGATGGGAACCATCTGTTTGCGCATCGAGGCTTTTGCTGAACCATTCTTTGCAGCCAGCATCGTGACCTACTGTGTTTGTGTAGGAGCGGGCGATACCAGGAAACCGGCGATGATTAATCTCGGTACCATGTGGCTGGTGCGCCTTACTCTGGCTTATGCGCTTTCCAAGAGCTATGGCTTGGAGGGAGTATGGATAGCGATGGCTACCGAACTCACATTCAGGGGAATCCTCTTCCTTATCCGCCTCTTCAGAGGTTCATGGATGAAGAGTTTTCATGTAGGTTAG
- a CDS encoding glycine--tRNA ligase produces MAQEDVFKKIVSHCKEYGFVFPSSEIYDGLAAVYDYGQNGVELKNNIKQYWWQSMVLLHENIVGLDAAIFMHPTVWKASGHVDAFNDPLIDNRDSKKRYRADVLIEDHMAKYEEKIAKEIAKAKKRFGDSFDEAQFRATNPRVLENQKKFDDLHARYTEAMQGPNLEMLKQIIEDEGIVCPISGTKNWTDVRQFNLMFSTQMGAASDATSKVYLRPETAQGIFVDYLSVQKTGRMKLPFGICQIGKAFRNEVVARQFVFRMREFEQMEMQFFCQPGTEMKWFEYWKKVRLAWHEALGMGNENYRYHDHEKLAHYANAATDIEFKMPFGFKEVEGIHSRTNFDLSQHEKYSGRSIKYFDPEKNESYVPYDVETSIGVDRMFLSVMCHSYCEEKLENGETRVVLRLPEALAPVKCAVFPLDKKYGLPELAHEIVDELKFHFNTHYGDPKDSIGKRYRRQDAIGTPFCITVDHETPNDHKVTLRYRDTMEQERVAISDLRSIIEERVSITSVLKKLGKEIKNF; encoded by the coding sequence ATGGCACAGGAAGATGTTTTTAAGAAAATTGTAAGCCATTGCAAGGAATATGGCTTCGTGTTCCCAAGTAGTGAAATTTATGATGGCTTGGCTGCCGTTTATGACTATGGTCAGAATGGTGTTGAGCTCAAAAACAATATCAAGCAGTACTGGTGGCAGAGTATGGTGTTGTTGCACGAGAACATTGTTGGTCTCGATGCAGCTATCTTCATGCACCCTACAGTATGGAAGGCATCTGGACACGTAGATGCTTTCAATGACCCATTGATTGATAACCGCGATTCAAAGAAGCGTTATCGTGCCGATGTGCTTATCGAGGATCACATGGCTAAGTATGAGGAGAAGATTGCCAAGGAGATTGCCAAGGCTAAGAAGCGTTTCGGCGATAGCTTTGATGAGGCTCAGTTCCGTGCAACTAATCCTCGCGTTCTGGAGAACCAGAAGAAGTTTGATGATCTCCATGCCCGCTATACTGAGGCTATGCAGGGCCCTAACCTGGAGATGCTGAAGCAGATTATCGAGGATGAGGGTATTGTTTGCCCTATCAGCGGTACCAAGAACTGGACAGACGTTCGCCAGTTCAACCTGATGTTCTCTACCCAGATGGGTGCTGCCAGCGATGCTACAAGCAAGGTATATCTCCGTCCTGAGACAGCTCAGGGTATCTTCGTAGATTACCTGAGCGTTCAGAAGACCGGCCGTATGAAGTTGCCATTCGGTATCTGCCAGATTGGTAAGGCTTTCCGTAACGAGGTTGTTGCCCGTCAGTTCGTATTCCGTATGCGTGAGTTCGAGCAGATGGAGATGCAGTTCTTCTGCCAGCCTGGTACTGAGATGAAGTGGTTTGAATATTGGAAGAAGGTTCGCCTGGCTTGGCACGAGGCTCTCGGTATGGGTAATGAGAACTACCGTTACCACGATCACGAGAAGCTGGCTCACTATGCCAATGCTGCTACCGACATCGAGTTTAAGATGCCATTCGGTTTCAAGGAGGTAGAGGGTATCCACAGCCGTACCAATTTCGACCTTTCTCAGCACGAGAAGTACAGCGGCCGTTCTATCAAGTACTTCGATCCAGAGAAGAACGAGAGCTATGTACCTTACGATGTAGAGACATCTATCGGTGTAGACCGTATGTTCCTCAGCGTAATGTGCCACTCTTACTGCGAGGAGAAGCTGGAGAATGGCGAGACACGTGTTGTTTTGCGTTTGCCAGAGGCTTTGGCACCTGTTAAGTGTGCTGTGTTCCCATTGGATAAGAAGTATGGTTTGCCAGAGTTGGCACACGAGATTGTAGACGAGCTGAAGTTCCACTTCAATACTCACTATGGCGATCCTAAGGATTCAATCGGTAAGCGTTATCGCCGTCAGGATGCTATCGGTACTCCATTCTGTATCACCGTAGACCACGAGACTCCAAACGATCATAAGGTAACTCTGCGTTATCGTGATACCATGGAGCAGGAGCGCGTAGCTATCTCAGATCTTCGCAGCATCATCGAGGAGCGCGTAAGCATCACTAGCGTATTGAAGAAGCTTGGCAAGGAAATCAAGAACTTCTAA
- the bglX gene encoding beta-glucosidase BglX, translating into MRTALLSLTFLLAGSMAAPAFAHTAAPKKKVTATTKKGKILPMKEYIDQLMAKMTLQEKIGQLNLMVAGDITTGGALDTQVGGDIAQGNMGGVFNIKGLDKIKALQEIAIKNSRLGIPLLVGMDVIHGYETMFPIPLALSCSWDTEAMKKVGEVSAKEASADGINWTFSPMVDIALDARWGRISEGNGEDPYLSGVMGAAMTQGYQGVDMRTEEILRANRIMACLKHFALYGGVESGKEYNTVDMSRVRMMNQYLPPYEAVVKAGVGSVMSSFNLIDYIPATANKWMMTDVLRKQWGFTGFVVTDYASIAEILQHGTAKDIQEASEQALKAGTDMDMCSNAFVKHLAKSIAEGKVSEADVNIACRRILEAKYKLGLFSDPYRYCNTKRSKSEIYTAENRQVARDVAAETFVLLKNEGNILPLKKEGKIALIGPLADTRNNIAGTWSVAQVPSKYTTIKEAMEHALAGKATLLYAQGSNIWRNQELQKNGESGKPINWGNEAEMKAEALKIAKEADVIVCAMGESAEMSGECGSRTNLEMPDVQRELLAELLKTGKPVVLLNFAGRPTVLTWEKAHVPAIMNVWFGGSEMGDALCDVIFGDKSPSGKLTTSMPKTTGQEPLYYNHQNTGRPVADDNEKFAKFASNCLDVSNGPLYPFGYGLSYTYFSYSNFRLSSQEAGISNEEATEWQDGKKITASVTVKNNGSRDADEIVQLYIRDMVASISRPVKELKGFQRIHLAAGESKEVSFDITPDMLKFYNANLKHVIEPGDFQIMIGTNSKDVKTLKLNVK; encoded by the coding sequence ATGAGAACAGCACTTTTATCACTCACATTTCTTTTGGCTGGTTCTATGGCAGCACCTGCTTTCGCCCATACCGCAGCCCCTAAGAAAAAAGTAACTGCCACAACCAAGAAAGGCAAGATTCTACCCATGAAGGAGTATATCGACCAACTGATGGCGAAGATGACGCTACAGGAAAAGATTGGTCAGCTGAACCTGATGGTAGCTGGCGACATCACCACCGGCGGCGCACTTGATACTCAGGTAGGCGGCGATATCGCCCAGGGCAACATGGGCGGAGTTTTCAATATCAAAGGGCTCGACAAAATCAAGGCTCTGCAGGAAATCGCCATCAAGAACAGCCGTCTGGGCATCCCGCTGCTCGTAGGCATGGACGTGATTCATGGTTACGAAACGATGTTCCCTATCCCTCTCGCCCTCTCCTGCTCATGGGATACCGAGGCGATGAAGAAGGTAGGCGAAGTATCGGCCAAGGAAGCAAGTGCCGACGGCATCAACTGGACATTCTCTCCTATGGTAGACATTGCACTCGATGCCCGCTGGGGACGAATAAGCGAAGGAAATGGCGAGGATCCTTATCTGAGCGGCGTGATGGGAGCAGCGATGACTCAGGGCTACCAGGGCGTGGATATGCGCACAGAAGAGATTCTGAGAGCCAACCGCATCATGGCCTGTCTGAAGCATTTTGCCCTGTACGGAGGCGTTGAGAGCGGTAAGGAATATAACACGGTAGATATGAGCCGCGTGCGCATGATGAACCAGTATCTTCCACCTTACGAGGCAGTGGTGAAGGCTGGCGTAGGCAGCGTGATGTCTTCATTCAATCTCATCGACTACATACCTGCTACAGCCAACAAATGGATGATGACCGATGTCTTGAGAAAGCAGTGGGGATTCACCGGTTTCGTAGTTACCGATTACGCTTCTATCGCCGAGATTCTGCAGCACGGAACAGCAAAAGACATCCAGGAGGCTTCAGAGCAGGCGCTGAAGGCGGGTACCGACATGGACATGTGCTCCAACGCCTTCGTAAAGCATCTGGCTAAGAGCATAGCAGAAGGAAAGGTGAGCGAGGCGGATGTGAACATCGCCTGCCGCCGCATCCTGGAAGCGAAATATAAACTGGGACTGTTCAGCGACCCTTACCGCTACTGCAACACCAAGCGCAGCAAGAGCGAGATTTATACCGCTGAGAACCGTCAGGTAGCCCGCGATGTAGCAGCAGAGACCTTCGTGCTCCTGAAGAACGAAGGAAATATCCTGCCACTGAAAAAGGAAGGAAAGATAGCCCTGATAGGTCCGCTTGCCGACACCCGAAACAACATAGCCGGCACATGGAGCGTGGCTCAGGTACCATCGAAATATACCACCATCAAGGAGGCAATGGAGCATGCACTTGCTGGAAAAGCCACCTTATTATATGCCCAGGGAAGCAATATCTGGCGCAATCAGGAACTGCAGAAAAACGGCGAATCCGGTAAACCGATCAACTGGGGCAACGAGGCTGAGATGAAGGCTGAAGCGCTGAAGATTGCGAAAGAGGCGGATGTGATAGTATGTGCTATGGGCGAAAGCGCCGAGATGAGCGGCGAATGCGGTAGCCGTACCAACCTGGAGATGCCGGACGTACAGCGCGAACTGCTTGCCGAACTTCTGAAGACGGGCAAGCCTGTAGTGCTCCTCAACTTTGCGGGCCGTCCTACGGTCCTTACTTGGGAAAAAGCCCATGTACCAGCCATCATGAATGTATGGTTTGGAGGTTCAGAGATGGGCGATGCACTCTGCGATGTCATCTTTGGCGACAAATCGCCATCGGGTAAACTCACCACTTCGATGCCTAAGACTACCGGTCAGGAGCCTCTCTACTACAACCATCAGAACACCGGCCGCCCTGTAGCAGACGATAATGAGAAGTTTGCCAAGTTTGCCAGCAACTGTCTGGATGTAAGCAATGGTCCGCTCTATCCTTTCGGTTACGGCTTGAGCTACACCTACTTTTCATACAGCAACTTCCGCCTGAGCAGCCAGGAGGCCGGCATCAGCAATGAGGAGGCTACCGAATGGCAGGATGGCAAGAAGATTACAGCTAGCGTTACCGTTAAGAACAATGGCTCCCGCGATGCCGATGAGATTGTGCAGCTCTACATCCGTGACATGGTAGCCAGCATCTCCCGCCCTGTAAAGGAACTGAAAGGTTTCCAGCGCATCCATCTGGCAGCAGGTGAGAGTAAAGAGGTAAGCTTTGATATCACCCCAGATATGCTCAAGTTCTACAACGCAAATCTGAAGCACGTGATAGAACCTGGCGACTTCCAGATTATGATAGGAACCAACAGTAAAGATGTAAAGACATTGAAACTGAACGTGAAATAA